From a single Ciconia boyciana chromosome 6, ASM3463844v1, whole genome shotgun sequence genomic region:
- the MUC15 gene encoding mucin-15 gives MQPSCGMVFIFLLVRLQWNKSNTEGRKVNETNNGNSSIRDNNQSTVQPISQRFVPPMTTAINPSTISHAAPTTANAKKNVTKRTEMSSWPNSTRLRSTDGTTLSSNVTVVSIGGINNSATNFNRIPMSLATFTTTGDFSGATKSAAATSASTETPSNSTVTYSTPSAAVLPSDNSSINPVALFPTGIALTSSTVKQDSPTPNFNPIQQTTEQNHNFSNPSTASPNSKDANEEKTNKGVLVGVIVGAILGSILIGLIGYFICGKKRSESFSHRRLYDDTRNDPVLHLDNSLGPYDTSFGCASNDKTSTADKAEKDNAGCPSDGIPMADMTPSHPSP, from the exons ATGCAACCCTCCTGTGgaatggttttcatttttctgctcgTAAGGCTGCAATGGAACAAAAGCAATACTGAGGgcagaaaagtaaatgaaacaaataatgGAAATAGCTCAATTAGAGATAACAATCAGTCTACAGTGCAACCAATTTCACAGAGATTTGTTCCGCCTATGACTACTGCCATAAATCCTTCTACCATCAGCCATGCTGCACCAACAACTGCCAATGCCAAAAAAAATGTAACGAAAAGAACAGAGATGAGCAGTTGGCCAAACAGCACACGCCTGAGGTCCACTGATGGCACCACTTTATCTTCAAATGTCACTGTGGTATCAATAGGTGGAATAAATAACTCTGCCACAAACTTCAACAGAATCCCAATGTCTTTAGCAACATTTACAACAACAGGTGACTTTTCTGGAGCGACCAAAAGTGCTGCAGCTACTTCTGCTTCCACAGAGACACCAAGTAACTCCACGGTCACCTACAGTACCCCTTCGGCTGCAGTGCTCCCCAGTGACAACTCTTCAATCAACCCCGTGGCGCTGTTCCCCACCGGTATCGCTCTGACATCATCCACGGTGAAGCAGGACAGTCCTACACCAAACTTCAACCCCATTCAGCAGACAACAGAGCAGAATCATAATTTTAGCAACCCTTCTACTGCATCACCTAATTCAAAAGATGCCAATGAAG AGAAAACCAACAAAGGAGTACTAGTTGGTGTCATTGTAGGAGCCATTTTGGGATCTATATTAATTGGTCTGATTGGATATTTTATATGTGGTAAGAAAAGGTCCGAGTCATTTTCCCACAGACGGCTTTATGACGATACAAGGAATGACCCCG TTCTCCACTTAGACAACTCACTTGGACCATACGATACGAGTTTTGGATGTGCATCAaatgacaaaaccagcacagcagacAAGGCAGAGAAAGACAACGCAGGGTGCCCATCCGATGGCATTCCTATGGCTGACATGACACCATCCCACCCTTCACCGTAA